A region of the Bacillaceae bacterium S4-13-56 genome:
CATGGATTTTTTGGATAAACATTCCACTAGGAATCATTGGCGTCATTGGTGTAACCCTCTTTTTTCATGAAGACATTAAGCATGAAAAGAAATCGATTGACTATGCAGGCTCCGCTCTGTTCTTCATTTCTATTTCTGCTCTTATCATTATTTTAGTTCAAGCAGGAGTTACTTGGCCATGGAACTCGCCTGAAGTCTTAGGTTTATTATCTATTTTTGTTATTGGATTTGCTTTATTCTTATGGCAGGAAACACAAGCAATAAATCCTATGATGCCATTAGGTATTTGGAAAAATCAATTGATCTCCATGGCAAATATCGCCACCCTCACATCAGGAATGATCATGATTGGAATTTCCACCTTTTTACCTACTTATGTTCAGGGGGTTATGGGGTATTCCCCAATAATTGCAGGATTCACATTGAGTACGATGTCCATTGGGTGGCCGCTTTCCTCTACAGCTGCTGGGCATTTGGTGCTCAAGATTGGCTTTCGAAAAACGGCTATCTTGGGTGGGGTCGCCTTAATCATTGGAACCATTGTATTCATGTTTTTGGATCAGTCAAAAGGACCGATTTATGCTGGATTTGGTTCTTTCTGTATTGGGGTTGGAATGGGATTAACGAGCACCACCTTTATTATTTCCATTCAAAGCAGTGTTGATTGGCAAACCCGTGGAGTTGCTACTTCTCTCAATTCATTCATGCGCTCCATAGGTAGTGCTCTTGGTGCTGCTGTTCTTGGTGGAGTTTTAAACATGAGAATGATACAGTCCCTAGGAGAAAAGGGTGAGGAACTCGCTGGTAAAGTAGATTTAAATAATGCCAATAGCCTTCTTGATGAGGAG
Encoded here:
- a CDS encoding MDR family MFS transporter, producing the protein MGETYAKQQPKQTKRPLVLAALVISMFMAAIEGTIVATAMPNIVADLGGFSIYSWVFSSFLLMQAVTTLFFGKLSDLFGRKPVFIVGVGIFLIGSILCGFAASMTTLIIFRLIQGLGAGAVNPMVLTIVGDMYTMEERSKIQGYLSSVWGISSILGPLFGGIIVELSDWAWIFWINIPLGIIGVIGVTLFFHEDIKHEKKSIDYAGSALFFISISALIIILVQAGVTWPWNSPEVLGLLSIFVIGFALFLWQETQAINPMMPLGIWKNQLISMANIATLTSGMIMIGISTFLPTYVQGVMGYSPIIAGFTLSTMSIGWPLSSTAAGHLVLKIGFRKTAILGGVALIIGTIVFMFLDQSKGPIYAGFGSFCIGVGMGLTSTTFIISIQSSVDWQTRGVATSLNSFMRSIGSALGAAVLGGVLNMRMIQSLGEKGEELAGKVDLNNANSLLDEELRASLSRNMLQALQDALSASLHSVYIGLFILAIITLAFCLWIPKVVKTKS